One window from the genome of Mastacembelus armatus chromosome 18, fMasArm1.2, whole genome shotgun sequence encodes:
- the LOC113146121 gene encoding dynactin subunit 1-like isoform X3 produces MSSSGTTESSKPPKIGSIVEVTGKGQRGTVAYIGATLFASGKWVGVILDEPKGKNDGTVQGKRYFTCEENHGIFVRQSQIQVVEEGSSASSPDVPESGIAKMTKQKDIPETPKTTKQASRESLSSSLSGDVSEAGLSPHQGALGAPVVPQPSGSPAATATPVPATPSKVEPVISKQEEESLRAQVKDLEEKLETLKMKRTEDKAKLKELEKHKIQLEQLQEWKTKMQEQQAELQKQLKEAKKEAREAQEAKDRYMEEMSDTADAIEMATLDKEMAEERAESLQVEVDTLKEKVEELSMDLEILRHEISEKGSEGAASSYHVKQLEEQNGRLKEALVRMRDLSASEKQEHVKLQKQMEKKNTELESLRTQKEKLQEELTQAEATIDELKEQVDAALGSEEMVETLTERNLDLEEKVRELRETVTDLEAINEMNDELQENSRETEMELREQVDLSAAKVREAEKRVEAAQETVADYQQTISKYRELTARLQEANRELISQQNANTEQGQQPPAELFDFKIKFAETKAYAKAIEMELRKMEVAQSNRQVSLLTSFMPDSFVRHGGDHDCILVLLLIPRLICKAELISKQAQEKFDLNGNLVQGTGLRGPPGEQRSFSSGLVYSLSLLQATLHKYEQALNTCSVEVFKRMGTLYSEMSFHERSLDYFIDLLHKDQLDETVQVEPLTKAIKYYQQLYSVHLADHTEDCTVQLADHIKFTQSALDCMGVEVARLRAFLAPGQESSGLALLLKDLDTSCSDIRQFCKKIRRRMPGTDVVGVPAALNFGPQVSETLTECRRQQTRVVAVLQEVAAAGAQMVAPLAEQEGLNALKLEDTACKAVEQVYGSHGLNGPECLRQSCSSVIATMNKMATAMQEGEYDADKPQGKQTPPVEIRAAAVRAEMTDAEGLGVKLEDRETVIKELKKSLKIKGEELSEANVRLSLLEKKLDTSTKDADERVEKIQTKLDENLALLKKKEKEFEETMDALQADIDQLEAEKAELKQRINNQSKMTIEGLRGTASSGIASIVHGSTGGMGPSMAGPLQVVDSPLLRQQIEAQRLGIKYLKNENNRLKAEKMRAQLASLPPLCPPKLPRVTKESSMPPEGLNTGIYRRTDQLLATLLKLSAEVKVVDITGKTAVSASAQLLEQTARLQNLSDALSKLKREVAEHVVSNQPGAKASSDFATFPVSSFVKAKEEKQGGTMYIGRVSIPCARGQEQVHRLVLSQQQLHQVHGLLMA; encoded by the exons GCGTCTCGTGAGAGcctgtcttcctctctgtctggtGATGTCAGTGAGGCGGGCCTGTCCCCCCACCAGGGTGCACTGGGAGCTCCTGTTGTGCCTCAACCAAGTGGGTCACCTGCAGCTACTGCAACCCCAGTCCCAGCTACTCCAAGCAAG GTGGAACCTGTCATTTCCAAGCAG GAGGAGGAATCGCTGCGAGCTCAAGTCAAGGACCTGGAGGAAAAGCTGGAGACgctgaagatgaagaggacagaAGACAAGGCCAAGCTGAAGGAGCTTGAAAAACACAAGATCCAGCTGGAACAGCTTCAGGAGTGGAAGACCAAAATGCAGGAGCAGCAGGCCGAGCTTCAGAAACAACTCAAAGAGGCCAAGAag GAAGCACGTGAGGCACAAGAGGCCAAGGATCGCTACATGGAAGAGATGTCTGACACAGCGGACGCCATAGAGATGGCCACACTGGACAAAGAGATGGCTGAAGAGCGGGCAGAGTCGCTGCAAGTAGAGGTGGACACATTGAAGGAGAAAGTGGAGGAGCTCTCAATGGACCTGGAGATCCTCAGACATGAGATTTCCGAGAAAG GCTCTGAAGGAGCTGCCTCCAGTTACCATGTCAAACAGTTGGAGGAGCAGAATGGCAGACTAAAGGAGGCGCTGGTCAG AATGCGGGACCTGTCTGCTTCAGAGAAACAGGAGCATGTGAAGCTTCAGAAGCAGATGGAGAAGAAGAACACGGAGCTGGAGAGCCTGAGAACTCAGAAGGAAAAACTGCAGGAAGAACTCACGCAGGCAGAGGCCACTATTGACGAACTGAAGGAGCAG GTGGATGCTGCTCTGGGGTCAGAGGAGATGGTGGAGACGCTGACAGAGAGGAACCTGGACCTGGAGGAGAAAGTCAGAGAGCTGAGAGAAACCGTGACTGATCTA GAAGCCATCAACGAGATGAATGATGAGCTCCAGGAGAATTCCAGGGAGACTGAAATGGAGCTGAGGGAGCAGGTGGACCTGAGTGCTGCGAAGGttagagaggcagaaaaaaggGTGGAGGCTGCCCAGGAGACTGTAGCTGATTACCAGCAGACCATCAGCAAATACAGAGAGCTCACTGCCAGACTACAG GAGGCCAACAGAGAATTGATCAGCCAGCAGAATGCCAACACTGAACAAGGTCAGCAACCGCCTGCAGAACTGTTCGACTTCAAAATCAAGTTTGCAGAGACCAAGGCCTACGCCAAG GCCATTGAGATGGAACTGAGGAAAATGGAAGTGGCTCAGTCAAACAGACAAGTATCCCTCCTCACCTCCTTCATGCCAGACTCCTTCGTCCGTCATGGTGGAGATCATGACTGTATTCTGGTGCTCCTGCTCATCCCCAGGCTCATCTGCAAG GCTGAGCTGATCAGTAAACAGGCCCAGGAGAAGTTTGACTTGAATGGCAACCTGGTCCAAGGTACAGGGCTCAGAGGGCCCCCAGGAGAACAGCGTAGTTTCTCCTCAGGACTGGTCTACTCCCTCAGCCTGCTGCAGGCCACCCTGCACAAATATGAACA GGCTCTGAACACCTGCAGCGTGGAGGTTTTCAAGCGCATGGGAACACTCTACTCTGAAATGAGCTTCCATGAGCGCTCTCTGGATTATTTCATCGACCTGCTGCATAAAGACCAGCTAGATGAGACTGTTCAGGTGGAACCTTTGACTAAGGCTATCAAGTATTATCAG CAATTGTACAGTGTCCATCTGGCAGATCACACAGAGGACTGCACCGTGCAGCTGGCTGACCACATCAAG TTCACCCAGAGTGCCCTGGACTGTATGGGAGTGGAGGTTGCTCGTCTGAGGGCATTCCTGGCACCAGGACAGGAGAGCTCTGGTCTCGCTTTGCTCCTGAAGGACCTGGACACTTCCTGCTCTGATATCAGACAGTTCTGTAAGAAGATCCGCCGCCGCATGCCTGGGACAGATGTGGTTGGAGTTCCTGCTGCTCTCAATTTTGGACCACAG GTGTCCGAGACGCTGACGGAGTGCAGGCGTCAGCAGACCCGTGTGGTTGCCGTGCTGCAAGAGGTGgctgcagctggagctcagATGGTTGCTCCGCTAGCAGAACAGGAGGGACTCAATGCTCTCAAACTGGAGGACACTGCCTGCAAGGCTGTGGAGCAG GTATACGGTTCCCATGGCCTGAATGGCCCAGAGTGTCTGcgtcagtcctgcagctcagtcatTGCTACTATGAACAAGATGGCCACAGCTATGCAGGAAGGAGAGTATGATGCTGACAAACCTCAGGGCAAG CAGACTCCACCTGTGGAGATAAGAGCAGCCGCTGTCAGGGCTGAGATGACTGATGCTGAGGGTCTAGGAGTTAAACTGGAAGACAGAGAGACGGTTATCAAAGAGCTCAAGAAGTCTCTGAAGATCAAG GGTGAGGAGCTGAGTGAGGCCAACGTTCGTCTTAGCCTGCTGGAGAAGAAACTGGACACCTCCACCAAAGATGCAGATGAACGGGTGGAGAAGATTCAGACTAAGCTGGATGAGAACCTTGCCTtgctgaagaagaaagaaaa GGAGTTTGAGGAGACGATGGATGCTCTACAGGCTGATATTGACCAGCTGGAGGCAGAGAAGGCAGAGTTGAAACAACGCATCAATAACCAATCAAAGATGACCATCGAAGGCCTGAGAGGAACAGCTTCCTCTGGAATTGCCTCCATTGTTCACGGATCTACAGGAG GGATGGGTCCATCCATGGCAGGACCATTGCAGGTGgtggactctcctctgctcagGCAGCAGATTGAGGCCCAGAGACTGGGCATTAAATACCTtaagaatgaaaacaacaggCTGAAG GCGGAGAAGATGAGAGCCCAGCTGGCCTCACTGCCGCCCCTCTGTCCTCCCAAACTGCCACGAGTGACTAAAGAAAGCTCCATGCCTCCAGAGGGACTAAACACAGGCATTTATCGCAGGACTGACCAACTCTTGGCAACCCTGCTCAAGCTGAGTGCAGAGGTGAAAGTGGTGGACATCACTGGGAAGACAGCAG TTAGTGCCAGTGCCCAGCTGCTGGAGCAGACAGCTAGGCTGCAGAACCTCAGTGATGCTCTGAGCAAACTCAAG cGAGAAGTAGCTGAACATGTAGTCTCAAATCAGCCTGGAGCAAAGGCTTCGTCTGACTTTGCCACCTTCCCAGTGTCCTCCTTTGTCAAG GCCAAGGAGGAGAAGCAGGGAGGAACCATGTACATAGGGCGTGTTTCCATTCCATGTGCTCGAGGCCAGGAACAGGTCCACCGCCTTGTCCTGTCTCAACAGCAACTGCACCAGGTTCACGGCCTCCTCATGGCATAA
- the LOC113146121 gene encoding dynactin subunit 1-like isoform X4, with amino-acid sequence MSSSGTTESSKPPKIGSIVEVTGKGQRGTVAYIGATLFASGKWVGVILDEPKGKNDGTVQGKRYFTCEENHGIFVRQSQIQVVEEGSSASSPDVPESGIAKMTKQKDIPETPKTTKQTSVSVKKASRESLSSSLSGDVSEAGLSPHQGALGAPVVPQPSGSPAATATPVPATPSKEEESLRAQVKDLEEKLETLKMKRTEDKAKLKELEKHKIQLEQLQEWKTKMQEQQAELQKQLKEAKKEAREAQEAKDRYMEEMSDTADAIEMATLDKEMAEERAESLQVEVDTLKEKVEELSMDLEILRHEISEKGSEGAASSYHVKQLEEQNGRLKEALVRMRDLSASEKQEHVKLQKQMEKKNTELESLRTQKEKLQEELTQAEATIDELKEQVDAALGSEEMVETLTERNLDLEEKVRELRETVTDLEAINEMNDELQENSRETEMELREQVDLSAAKVREAEKRVEAAQETVADYQQTISKYRELTARLQEANRELISQQNANTEQGQQPPAELFDFKIKFAETKAYAKAIEMELRKMEVAQSNRQVSLLTSFMPDSFVRHGGDHDCILVLLLIPRLICKAELISKQAQEKFDLNGNLVQGTGLRGPPGEQRSFSSGLVYSLSLLQATLHKYEQALNTCSVEVFKRMGTLYSEMSFHERSLDYFIDLLHKDQLDETVQVEPLTKAIKYYQQLYSVHLADHTEDCTVQLADHIKFTQSALDCMGVEVARLRAFLAPGQESSGLALLLKDLDTSCSDIRQFCKKIRRRMPGTDVVGVPAALNFGPQVSETLTECRRQQTRVVAVLQEVAAAGAQMVAPLAEQEGLNALKLEDTACKAVEQVYGSHGLNGPECLRQSCSSVIATMNKMATAMQEGEYDADKPQGKQTPPVEIRAAAVRAEMTDAEGLGVKLEDRETVIKELKKSLKIKGEELSEANVRLSLLEKKLDTSTKDADERVEKIQTKLDENLALLKKKEKEFEETMDALQADIDQLEAEKAELKQRINNQSKMTIEGLRGTASSGIASIVHGSTGGMGPSMAGPLQVVDSPLLRQQIEAQRLGIKYLKNENNRLKAEKMRAQLASLPPLCPPKLPRVTKESSMPPEGLNTGIYRRTDQLLATLLKLSAEVKVVDITGKTAVSASAQLLEQTARLQNLSDALSKLKREVAEHVVSNQPGAKASSDFATFPVSSFVKAKEEKQGGTMYIGRVSIPCARGQEQVHRLVLSQQQLHQVHGLLMA; translated from the exons ACATCAGTGAGCGTTAAGAAG GCGTCTCGTGAGAGcctgtcttcctctctgtctggtGATGTCAGTGAGGCGGGCCTGTCCCCCCACCAGGGTGCACTGGGAGCTCCTGTTGTGCCTCAACCAAGTGGGTCACCTGCAGCTACTGCAACCCCAGTCCCAGCTACTCCAAGCAAG GAGGAGGAATCGCTGCGAGCTCAAGTCAAGGACCTGGAGGAAAAGCTGGAGACgctgaagatgaagaggacagaAGACAAGGCCAAGCTGAAGGAGCTTGAAAAACACAAGATCCAGCTGGAACAGCTTCAGGAGTGGAAGACCAAAATGCAGGAGCAGCAGGCCGAGCTTCAGAAACAACTCAAAGAGGCCAAGAag GAAGCACGTGAGGCACAAGAGGCCAAGGATCGCTACATGGAAGAGATGTCTGACACAGCGGACGCCATAGAGATGGCCACACTGGACAAAGAGATGGCTGAAGAGCGGGCAGAGTCGCTGCAAGTAGAGGTGGACACATTGAAGGAGAAAGTGGAGGAGCTCTCAATGGACCTGGAGATCCTCAGACATGAGATTTCCGAGAAAG GCTCTGAAGGAGCTGCCTCCAGTTACCATGTCAAACAGTTGGAGGAGCAGAATGGCAGACTAAAGGAGGCGCTGGTCAG AATGCGGGACCTGTCTGCTTCAGAGAAACAGGAGCATGTGAAGCTTCAGAAGCAGATGGAGAAGAAGAACACGGAGCTGGAGAGCCTGAGAACTCAGAAGGAAAAACTGCAGGAAGAACTCACGCAGGCAGAGGCCACTATTGACGAACTGAAGGAGCAG GTGGATGCTGCTCTGGGGTCAGAGGAGATGGTGGAGACGCTGACAGAGAGGAACCTGGACCTGGAGGAGAAAGTCAGAGAGCTGAGAGAAACCGTGACTGATCTA GAAGCCATCAACGAGATGAATGATGAGCTCCAGGAGAATTCCAGGGAGACTGAAATGGAGCTGAGGGAGCAGGTGGACCTGAGTGCTGCGAAGGttagagaggcagaaaaaaggGTGGAGGCTGCCCAGGAGACTGTAGCTGATTACCAGCAGACCATCAGCAAATACAGAGAGCTCACTGCCAGACTACAG GAGGCCAACAGAGAATTGATCAGCCAGCAGAATGCCAACACTGAACAAGGTCAGCAACCGCCTGCAGAACTGTTCGACTTCAAAATCAAGTTTGCAGAGACCAAGGCCTACGCCAAG GCCATTGAGATGGAACTGAGGAAAATGGAAGTGGCTCAGTCAAACAGACAAGTATCCCTCCTCACCTCCTTCATGCCAGACTCCTTCGTCCGTCATGGTGGAGATCATGACTGTATTCTGGTGCTCCTGCTCATCCCCAGGCTCATCTGCAAG GCTGAGCTGATCAGTAAACAGGCCCAGGAGAAGTTTGACTTGAATGGCAACCTGGTCCAAGGTACAGGGCTCAGAGGGCCCCCAGGAGAACAGCGTAGTTTCTCCTCAGGACTGGTCTACTCCCTCAGCCTGCTGCAGGCCACCCTGCACAAATATGAACA GGCTCTGAACACCTGCAGCGTGGAGGTTTTCAAGCGCATGGGAACACTCTACTCTGAAATGAGCTTCCATGAGCGCTCTCTGGATTATTTCATCGACCTGCTGCATAAAGACCAGCTAGATGAGACTGTTCAGGTGGAACCTTTGACTAAGGCTATCAAGTATTATCAG CAATTGTACAGTGTCCATCTGGCAGATCACACAGAGGACTGCACCGTGCAGCTGGCTGACCACATCAAG TTCACCCAGAGTGCCCTGGACTGTATGGGAGTGGAGGTTGCTCGTCTGAGGGCATTCCTGGCACCAGGACAGGAGAGCTCTGGTCTCGCTTTGCTCCTGAAGGACCTGGACACTTCCTGCTCTGATATCAGACAGTTCTGTAAGAAGATCCGCCGCCGCATGCCTGGGACAGATGTGGTTGGAGTTCCTGCTGCTCTCAATTTTGGACCACAG GTGTCCGAGACGCTGACGGAGTGCAGGCGTCAGCAGACCCGTGTGGTTGCCGTGCTGCAAGAGGTGgctgcagctggagctcagATGGTTGCTCCGCTAGCAGAACAGGAGGGACTCAATGCTCTCAAACTGGAGGACACTGCCTGCAAGGCTGTGGAGCAG GTATACGGTTCCCATGGCCTGAATGGCCCAGAGTGTCTGcgtcagtcctgcagctcagtcatTGCTACTATGAACAAGATGGCCACAGCTATGCAGGAAGGAGAGTATGATGCTGACAAACCTCAGGGCAAG CAGACTCCACCTGTGGAGATAAGAGCAGCCGCTGTCAGGGCTGAGATGACTGATGCTGAGGGTCTAGGAGTTAAACTGGAAGACAGAGAGACGGTTATCAAAGAGCTCAAGAAGTCTCTGAAGATCAAG GGTGAGGAGCTGAGTGAGGCCAACGTTCGTCTTAGCCTGCTGGAGAAGAAACTGGACACCTCCACCAAAGATGCAGATGAACGGGTGGAGAAGATTCAGACTAAGCTGGATGAGAACCTTGCCTtgctgaagaagaaagaaaa GGAGTTTGAGGAGACGATGGATGCTCTACAGGCTGATATTGACCAGCTGGAGGCAGAGAAGGCAGAGTTGAAACAACGCATCAATAACCAATCAAAGATGACCATCGAAGGCCTGAGAGGAACAGCTTCCTCTGGAATTGCCTCCATTGTTCACGGATCTACAGGAG GGATGGGTCCATCCATGGCAGGACCATTGCAGGTGgtggactctcctctgctcagGCAGCAGATTGAGGCCCAGAGACTGGGCATTAAATACCTtaagaatgaaaacaacaggCTGAAG GCGGAGAAGATGAGAGCCCAGCTGGCCTCACTGCCGCCCCTCTGTCCTCCCAAACTGCCACGAGTGACTAAAGAAAGCTCCATGCCTCCAGAGGGACTAAACACAGGCATTTATCGCAGGACTGACCAACTCTTGGCAACCCTGCTCAAGCTGAGTGCAGAGGTGAAAGTGGTGGACATCACTGGGAAGACAGCAG TTAGTGCCAGTGCCCAGCTGCTGGAGCAGACAGCTAGGCTGCAGAACCTCAGTGATGCTCTGAGCAAACTCAAG cGAGAAGTAGCTGAACATGTAGTCTCAAATCAGCCTGGAGCAAAGGCTTCGTCTGACTTTGCCACCTTCCCAGTGTCCTCCTTTGTCAAG GCCAAGGAGGAGAAGCAGGGAGGAACCATGTACATAGGGCGTGTTTCCATTCCATGTGCTCGAGGCCAGGAACAGGTCCACCGCCTTGTCCTGTCTCAACAGCAACTGCACCAGGTTCACGGCCTCCTCATGGCATAA
- the LOC113146121 gene encoding dynactin subunit 1-like isoform X5, whose product MSSSGTTESSKPPKIGSIVEVTGKGQRGTVAYIGATLFASGKWVGVILDEPKGKNDGTVQGKRYFTCEENHGIFVRQSQIQVVEEGSSASSPDVPESGIAKMTKQKDIPETPKTTKQTSVSVKKASRESLSSSLSGDVSEAGLSPHQGALGAPVVPQPSGSPAATATPVPATPSKEEESLRAQVKDLEEKLETLKMKRTEDKAKLKELEKHKIQLEQLQEWKTKMQEQQAELQKQLKEAKKEAREAQEAKDRYMEEMSDTADAIEMATLDKEMAEERAESLQVEVDTLKEKVEELSMDLEILRHEISEKGSEGAASSYHVKQLEEQNGRLKEALVRMRDLSASEKQEHVKLQKQMEKKNTELESLRTQKEKLQEELTQAEATIDELKEQVDAALGSEEMVETLTERNLDLEEKVRELRETVTDLEAINEMNDELQENSRETEMELREQVDLSAAKVREAEKRVEAAQETVADYQQTISKYRELTARLQEANRELISQQNANTEQGQQPPAELFDFKIKFAETKAYAKAIEMELRKMEVAQSNRQVSLLTSFMPDSFVRHGGDHDCILVLLLIPRLICKAELISKQAQEKFDLNGNLVQGTGLRGPPGEQRSFSSGLVYSLSLLQATLHKYEQALNTCSVEVFKRMGTLYSEMSFHERSLDYFIDLLHKDQLDETVQVEPLTKAIKYYQQLYSVHLADHTEDCTVQLADHIKFTQSALDCMGVEVARLRAFLAPGQESSGLALLLKDLDTSCSDIRQFCKKIRRRMPGTDVVGVPAALNFGPQVSETLTECRRQQTRVVAVLQEVAAAGAQMVAPLAEQEGLNALKLEDTACKAVEQVYGSHGLNGPECLRQSCSSVIATMNKMATAMQEGEYDADKPQGKTPPVEIRAAAVRAEMTDAEGLGVKLEDRETVIKELKKSLKIKGEELSEANVRLSLLEKKLDTSTKDADERVEKIQTKLDENLALLKKKEKEFEETMDALQADIDQLEAEKAELKQRINNQSKMTIEGLRGTASSGIASIVHGSTGGMGPSMAGPLQVVDSPLLRQQIEAQRLGIKYLKNENNRLKAEKMRAQLASLPPLCPPKLPRVTKESSMPPEGLNTGIYRRTDQLLATLLKLSAEVKVVDITGKTAVSASAQLLEQTARLQNLSDALSKLKREVAEHVVSNQPGAKASSDFATFPVSSFVKAKEEKQGGTMYIGRVSIPCARGQEQVHRLVLSQQQLHQVHGLLMA is encoded by the exons ACATCAGTGAGCGTTAAGAAG GCGTCTCGTGAGAGcctgtcttcctctctgtctggtGATGTCAGTGAGGCGGGCCTGTCCCCCCACCAGGGTGCACTGGGAGCTCCTGTTGTGCCTCAACCAAGTGGGTCACCTGCAGCTACTGCAACCCCAGTCCCAGCTACTCCAAGCAAG GAGGAGGAATCGCTGCGAGCTCAAGTCAAGGACCTGGAGGAAAAGCTGGAGACgctgaagatgaagaggacagaAGACAAGGCCAAGCTGAAGGAGCTTGAAAAACACAAGATCCAGCTGGAACAGCTTCAGGAGTGGAAGACCAAAATGCAGGAGCAGCAGGCCGAGCTTCAGAAACAACTCAAAGAGGCCAAGAag GAAGCACGTGAGGCACAAGAGGCCAAGGATCGCTACATGGAAGAGATGTCTGACACAGCGGACGCCATAGAGATGGCCACACTGGACAAAGAGATGGCTGAAGAGCGGGCAGAGTCGCTGCAAGTAGAGGTGGACACATTGAAGGAGAAAGTGGAGGAGCTCTCAATGGACCTGGAGATCCTCAGACATGAGATTTCCGAGAAAG GCTCTGAAGGAGCTGCCTCCAGTTACCATGTCAAACAGTTGGAGGAGCAGAATGGCAGACTAAAGGAGGCGCTGGTCAG AATGCGGGACCTGTCTGCTTCAGAGAAACAGGAGCATGTGAAGCTTCAGAAGCAGATGGAGAAGAAGAACACGGAGCTGGAGAGCCTGAGAACTCAGAAGGAAAAACTGCAGGAAGAACTCACGCAGGCAGAGGCCACTATTGACGAACTGAAGGAGCAG GTGGATGCTGCTCTGGGGTCAGAGGAGATGGTGGAGACGCTGACAGAGAGGAACCTGGACCTGGAGGAGAAAGTCAGAGAGCTGAGAGAAACCGTGACTGATCTA GAAGCCATCAACGAGATGAATGATGAGCTCCAGGAGAATTCCAGGGAGACTGAAATGGAGCTGAGGGAGCAGGTGGACCTGAGTGCTGCGAAGGttagagaggcagaaaaaaggGTGGAGGCTGCCCAGGAGACTGTAGCTGATTACCAGCAGACCATCAGCAAATACAGAGAGCTCACTGCCAGACTACAG GAGGCCAACAGAGAATTGATCAGCCAGCAGAATGCCAACACTGAACAAGGTCAGCAACCGCCTGCAGAACTGTTCGACTTCAAAATCAAGTTTGCAGAGACCAAGGCCTACGCCAAG GCCATTGAGATGGAACTGAGGAAAATGGAAGTGGCTCAGTCAAACAGACAAGTATCCCTCCTCACCTCCTTCATGCCAGACTCCTTCGTCCGTCATGGTGGAGATCATGACTGTATTCTGGTGCTCCTGCTCATCCCCAGGCTCATCTGCAAG GCTGAGCTGATCAGTAAACAGGCCCAGGAGAAGTTTGACTTGAATGGCAACCTGGTCCAAGGTACAGGGCTCAGAGGGCCCCCAGGAGAACAGCGTAGTTTCTCCTCAGGACTGGTCTACTCCCTCAGCCTGCTGCAGGCCACCCTGCACAAATATGAACA GGCTCTGAACACCTGCAGCGTGGAGGTTTTCAAGCGCATGGGAACACTCTACTCTGAAATGAGCTTCCATGAGCGCTCTCTGGATTATTTCATCGACCTGCTGCATAAAGACCAGCTAGATGAGACTGTTCAGGTGGAACCTTTGACTAAGGCTATCAAGTATTATCAG CAATTGTACAGTGTCCATCTGGCAGATCACACAGAGGACTGCACCGTGCAGCTGGCTGACCACATCAAG TTCACCCAGAGTGCCCTGGACTGTATGGGAGTGGAGGTTGCTCGTCTGAGGGCATTCCTGGCACCAGGACAGGAGAGCTCTGGTCTCGCTTTGCTCCTGAAGGACCTGGACACTTCCTGCTCTGATATCAGACAGTTCTGTAAGAAGATCCGCCGCCGCATGCCTGGGACAGATGTGGTTGGAGTTCCTGCTGCTCTCAATTTTGGACCACAG GTGTCCGAGACGCTGACGGAGTGCAGGCGTCAGCAGACCCGTGTGGTTGCCGTGCTGCAAGAGGTGgctgcagctggagctcagATGGTTGCTCCGCTAGCAGAACAGGAGGGACTCAATGCTCTCAAACTGGAGGACACTGCCTGCAAGGCTGTGGAGCAG GTATACGGTTCCCATGGCCTGAATGGCCCAGAGTGTCTGcgtcagtcctgcagctcagtcatTGCTACTATGAACAAGATGGCCACAGCTATGCAGGAAGGAGAGTATGATGCTGACAAACCTCAGGGCAAG ACTCCACCTGTGGAGATAAGAGCAGCCGCTGTCAGGGCTGAGATGACTGATGCTGAGGGTCTAGGAGTTAAACTGGAAGACAGAGAGACGGTTATCAAAGAGCTCAAGAAGTCTCTGAAGATCAAG GGTGAGGAGCTGAGTGAGGCCAACGTTCGTCTTAGCCTGCTGGAGAAGAAACTGGACACCTCCACCAAAGATGCAGATGAACGGGTGGAGAAGATTCAGACTAAGCTGGATGAGAACCTTGCCTtgctgaagaagaaagaaaa GGAGTTTGAGGAGACGATGGATGCTCTACAGGCTGATATTGACCAGCTGGAGGCAGAGAAGGCAGAGTTGAAACAACGCATCAATAACCAATCAAAGATGACCATCGAAGGCCTGAGAGGAACAGCTTCCTCTGGAATTGCCTCCATTGTTCACGGATCTACAGGAG GGATGGGTCCATCCATGGCAGGACCATTGCAGGTGgtggactctcctctgctcagGCAGCAGATTGAGGCCCAGAGACTGGGCATTAAATACCTtaagaatgaaaacaacaggCTGAAG GCGGAGAAGATGAGAGCCCAGCTGGCCTCACTGCCGCCCCTCTGTCCTCCCAAACTGCCACGAGTGACTAAAGAAAGCTCCATGCCTCCAGAGGGACTAAACACAGGCATTTATCGCAGGACTGACCAACTCTTGGCAACCCTGCTCAAGCTGAGTGCAGAGGTGAAAGTGGTGGACATCACTGGGAAGACAGCAG TTAGTGCCAGTGCCCAGCTGCTGGAGCAGACAGCTAGGCTGCAGAACCTCAGTGATGCTCTGAGCAAACTCAAG cGAGAAGTAGCTGAACATGTAGTCTCAAATCAGCCTGGAGCAAAGGCTTCGTCTGACTTTGCCACCTTCCCAGTGTCCTCCTTTGTCAAG GCCAAGGAGGAGAAGCAGGGAGGAACCATGTACATAGGGCGTGTTTCCATTCCATGTGCTCGAGGCCAGGAACAGGTCCACCGCCTTGTCCTGTCTCAACAGCAACTGCACCAGGTTCACGGCCTCCTCATGGCATAA